Below is a genomic region from Catenuloplanes atrovinosus.
GGCACCATGTAGTCGGGCAGCCAGCTCCGGGCGTGCGCGCGCAGCACCGCCATCAGCGCGTTGGCGTCGCGGAACGGGGCCGGCCGGTTGGCGTACCGGGTCGTGGTTCCGGGCCGGTAGGCCGCTGGCGGTTGCATGCCGGGCGGGGTGAAGACGGCGTCGAGTCGGCCGTCGCGCGCGCCGGCGGTGAAGGTGACCTCGGCCTGCCAGCCGTGCCGCTCGGCGAGCCGGTACAGCTCCTCCGGGTCGACGGGCTCCCCGGCCGGGAGCTCCGGCAGCGGGTCGAGGGTGTGCAGCACGGCGACGTCGGCGCTGACCCGGGCGTTGGGCAGGCCGGAGACCCGCAGCGGACGGTCGCCGGTGAGCCGCAGCGCCTCCCAGGTGGTCTCCTCGGCCGGCGTCGCCTGCGGCACCGGGCCGGTGCGCAGCACCACGTCGTAGCGGTAGCGAGTGAGTTCGTTGTGGAAGTGTCCGCGCTTGACCCGCACGTCGGCGGCGGTCACACCGGGCAGGGTGGCGAACAGGTCGGGGTCGACGAGCAGCTCGCCCTCCCACTGCACCGCGCGCCGCACCGCGGGCCAGGCGACGGCCGGGTCGGCGCCGGGGTGGCGCTGCGCCTCGATGCCGGCCCGCAGCGCCGGCAGCGTCGGCAGATGCCGCACGTCGCCGAGGAACACCGACCCACCGGGCGCGAGCAGACCGAGCGCCTTGGTGAGCACGTCGGTCAGGTAGTCGAGGCCGGGGAAGTACTGGGCGACCGAGTTGATCACGACGGTGTCGAAGAACGCGGTGGGCAGCCCGTCCACGTCGTCGGCGGGCCGGGCCGACAGTTCCAGGTCGGGGAAGTGCCCGCGCAGGGTGTGGATCGCCTCCTCGGAGAGGTCGGTTCCCCAGTACTCCTCCACCTGGGGCGCGATCCGGGAGAGCAGCAGGCCGCTGCCGACGCCGATCTCCAGCACCCGGCGGGGGCGCAGCGCGAGGATGGCGTCGACGGTGGCGTCGCGCCATTCGCGCATCTGCGCGACCGGGATCGGCAGTCCGTCGTAGCTGCTGTTCCAGCCGGTGAAGTTCTCCGTGTAGGACTCGGTGCGGCCGGCGGTGTAGAGCAGTTCGTGCAGCTGTTTCCACTGCCCGACCTGGGCTGCGGCCAGGTCCTCGGTGACGGCCGGGCCGTCCAGCCGGGGCACCACGTAGGCGGCGAGTCGCACCTCGCCGGGCCGGTCCTCGCGGGCCACCACGGCGACCTGGGCCACCGCCGGGTGCTGGCCGATCACCGTCTCGATCTCGCCCGGCTCGATCCGGTAGCCGCGGACCTTCACCTGGTCGTCGGCGCGGCCCACGAACTCCAGCTGCCCGTCCTCGCGCAGGCGCACGAGGTCGCCGGTGCGGTAGAGGCGCCCGCCCGCCGGGCCGTACGGGTCGGCGACGAAGCGTTCGGCGGTCAGTGCCGGCCGGCCCAGGTAGCCGCGGGCCAGGCCGGGCCCGCCGAGGTACAGCTCGCCGACCGCGCCGGCCGGGGTGGGGCGCAGGGCGGCGTCGAGCACGTGGCAGCGGGTGTCCGGGTCGGCCACGCCGATCGGCACGACGGCGCCGGGCGGGGTGGCCGGGTCGCAGCGGCCAAGGGTGGAGTTGACCGTCGCCTCGGTCGGCCCGTACGCGTTGAACATCGGCCGGTCGGCCGCCCAGCGGTTGACCAGTTCGGCCGACACCCGCTCGGTGCCGGCCAGCAGCGTGGCGCCGGCCGGGAGCGTGCAGTCGGCCGGCATGGCGGCCAGCAGCGCGGGCGGAAGGATCATGAACGTGGCGCCGTGCTCGTGGGCGTAGTCGGCCAGCGGCGCGCCGGGCACCCGGCGGTCCGCGGGCACGACGATCAGCCGCCCGCCGGTGAGCAGGCCGTTGCACAGGTCGAAGAAGGCCACGTCGAAGCTGGGCGAGGCGAACTGCAGGACCCGGCTGTGCGGGCCGACCCCGAGCCGTTCGACGGCGGTGGCCAGCAGCTTCGCCACGCCGGAGTGCGAGACGACGACGCCCTTCGGGCGGCCGGTGGAGCCGGAGGTGTAGATGACGTACGCGGCGTTGTCCGGGGTGAGCGACGGCGTGGGGGCGGCCGTGGGCCGGTCGGCGAGCTCGGCCACGAAGGCGGGATCGTCGAGCAGCACGGTGTCCGCCGCCAGCGGGCCGGCCAGTTCGGTGGTGGTGAGCACGCAGGCGGGGGCGGCGTCGGCCAGCAGGTAGGCGATCCGCTCCGCGGGGTACTCGGGGTCGATCGGCAGGTAGGCGGCGCCCGCCTTGAGCACCGCCACCTCGGCCACGATCAGGTCGGCGGACCGGGGCAGGCAGAGGCCGACCACCTGCTCCGGTCCGGCGCCACGTGCGATCAGCGCGTGGGCGAGCCGGTTGGCCCGCTCGTCGAGTGCGGCGTAGGTGAGCGCCGTGCCCTCGTACACCACGGCCACCGCCTCCGGCCGTTGGCGCACCTGGTCCGCGAAGAGCTCGGGCCAGGTCGCCAGGGTCAGGACAGCGTCGGTTCGCGCGAATTCGGGCACAGCGAAGTACCGCCCCTCGAAGGTGACGTCGGTGAGAAGTGGAGAGCTTGCGGCCGGTTCCTACTTGGTCAGCAGGGGCACGAGCTGGTCGAGGGCGTACGGGATGCTCAGCACCGTGCTGAACGACAGCGCGGCGCCCAGCGGGGGCTCCTCGTACGGCAGGAACACCGCCCGGTTCTCCTGGGCGACCTTCAGCGTGCTGTAGACCTTGTCGGCCTTGACCGTGGTCTCGGTGCCGGCGTCGGCGGTGAGGAAGATCAGCTTGTCCACGTCGACCAGCGAGAGCTGCTCGGAGCCGATCTCGGCGGCGTACTCCTGGCCGGCCGCGTCCACGATGGCCTGCGGGGTGACGAAGCCGAGCTTGGTCAGCAGTACGACCTTGGGGTCGCTGGGCGCGAAGATCGCGTACTTGCCCGGCTCGTACGGCTCGACGACCGCCACGGTCTTACCCGCGAAGCCCGGGTTCTTGCTCGCGAGGTCGGCCAGGCGGGCATCGATGCCGGCGATCAGCGCTTCGGCCTCGGCCGTCTTGCCCAGGGCTTTGCCGGCCAGCCTGGTCATGTCCTGCCAGGGCGCCGTGTAGTCGTCGAATCCGACGGGCTGGGCCACGGTCGGCGCGATCTGGGAGAGCTTGCCGTACTGGTCCTCGGTCATGCCCGAGTAGAGCCCGATGATCAGGTCGGGCTTGAGGGCGGCGATCTTCTCCAGGTTGTAGTCGTCGCGCTCACCGACGATCTCCGGCGTCTTGCCGGCCCACAGCGGCTGGGCCCACGGCCACTTGCCGTACGGCCGCTCGAGGAACCAGTCGATGGAGCCGACCGGGACGACGCCCAGCGCGAGCACCGGGTCCTGGTCGCTGAGGCCGAGCGTGACCACCCGGGCCGGGGCCGCCTTGATCTCGGTGGTGCCGTACTTGTGGTCCACGCTGACCGGGAACCCGGCGGCGGACGAGCTGGACCGCGGTGCGGATTCGCCGCCGTCGGTGCCCGCGCAGCCGGTCAGGACCAGGGCCGCCACGGCGAGCGCCGCGGTGAGTCGCCCGGCGATCGCCCGGCTCCTGCGGCGGACGGGGGAAACGGTGGACCTCGGCGACGTATGCAACGGATTCCCTCCGACATGGAGACATGGTCGCCGTCATAGTAAGGTCAGCCTAACCTAATAACAAGACACCCCTGCCGGACCCGTGATGGTTAGGTAACCCTTAGCATAGTCGTCGTGTCTCGGGTGGATGGAGCATCGTGGAGGCGGGATGAGCACAGCGGCCCCGGTCCGGTCGGCCGCGGCGGCGCGGACGGGGTTGATGATCACCGCGATCGCGCTTCTCGCCATCCTCTCCGTGATCTCGCTGGCGGTCGGCAGTAAGACGGTGCCGCCCGGCGAGGTGCTCCAGGCGCTGCTGGACCGGCCGGCCGCCCGGCTGGCCAGCCCGCAGGCCGAGGCGATCGTCTGGGGGGTACGGGTACCGCGGACCGTCTGCGCCGTCCTGGTCGGACTCGCGCTCGGCCTGGCCGGCGCCCTGATGCAGGGCCTCACCCGCAATCCGCTGGCCGATCCCGGGCTGCTCGGCGTGAGCGCCGGCGCCTCCCTCGCCATCGTCGTCGCGGTGGCCGCGCTCGGGGTGACCGCCGCCTCCGGATACGTCTGGTTCGCCCTCGCCGGGTCGTTCGCCGGCGCGGTCGCCGTGCAGGTGCTGGGCAGTCTCGGCCAGGGCGGCGCCACCCCGGTGAAGATCGCCCTGGCCGGCATCGCGCTCACCTTCCTGCTGGGCTCGTGCACCAGCGCGATCGTGCTCCGGCAGCCCGAGGCGCTCGACCGGTTCCGCTTCTGGTCGGCCGGCTCACTCACCGGCGCGGACCCGGCCCTGCTGTGGCGGATGGCACCGTTCCTGGCCGTCGGCGTCGCGCTCGCGATGACGGCCGGGCCGGCACTCAACAGCCTCGCGCTCGGCGAGGACACCGCGATCGCCCTGGGCCGCCGGGTCGGCGCCATCCGGTTCCAGGCGGTGCTGGCGGTGACGCTGCTGGCCGGCACGGCGGTCGCGATCGCCGGGCCGATCGTCTTCATCGGACTCGTGGTGCCGCACGTGGCCCGCCTGGTCACCGGCCCCGACCATCGCTGGCTACTGCCCGCGACGGCGCTGCTCGCGCCCTGCCTGCTGCTGTTCGCCGACATCGTCGGCCGGGTGATCGCCCGCCCGGAGGAGGTGCAGGCCGGCATCGTGGTCGCGTTCATCGGCGGCCCGTTCTTCATCGCCCTGGTCCGCCGGCACCGGGCGGTGGAGCTCTGATGACGGTCCGCGACGCCGCTCCCCGGGGTGCGTTCCGGCTGGCGTACCCGCCGGTCTCCGGGGTGCTGCCACCCCGTACCGTGGCGGTCTTTCTGGCATTGGGCGTGGCGACGTTCGCGGTGCTGTGCGTCAGCCTGTCCATCGGCGACTACCCGGTCAGCCTGCCGGACGTGCTGCGCGCCCTAGCCGGCTCCGACGATCCCGGCCCGGCCTTCGTGATCCGTGAGCTGCGCCTGCCGCGGGCGCTGACCGGCCTGCTCGCCGGCGCCGCCTTCGCGGTGTCCGGCGCCGTCTTCCAGACGATCACCCGCAACCCCCTCGCCAGCCCGGACATGATCGGTATCAACGCCGGGGCGACGACCGCGGTCGTCGGCGGGATCGTGCTCGGCGCGGGCGGCATGTCCAACTCGATGCTCGGCGTGCTGGGCGCGCTCGCCACGGCCGTCCTCATCTACCTGCTGGCCTGGCGCGGCGGCGCCACCGGGTACCGCATCGTGCTGGTCGGCATCGGAGTCTCCTGGATGTGCACCAGCGCCACCGACTACCTGCTCACCCACGCCCGGCTGCACGAGGCCCAGGCCGCACTCGGCTGGCTGGTCGGCAGCATCAACGGCCGCGGCTGGGAGACCGTGCTGCCGCTGGCCGGCGCGGTCGGCGTGCTGCTGCCGGTGACCCTGCTGCTGACCCGGTGGAGCCGCACCCTGTCCCTCGGCGACGACGTGGCCCGCGGCCTGGGCACGCCCGTCCAGCACGCCCGGGTCGGCCTGCTGCTGGCCGGCGTCGGGCTGGTCGCGTTCGCCACCGCGGCCGCCGGACCGGTGCTGTTCGTCGCCCTCGCCGCGCCGCAGGTGGCCCAGCGGCTGGCCGGGCAGCCCTCCCCGCCCCCGCTCATCTCGGCCCTGACCGGGGCGTTCATGGTGCTGGTGAGCGACCTGCTCGCCCGATATCTGCTCCCGGACGCCGACCTGCCGGTCGGCGTCGTCACCGGCGCGTTGGGCGCGGCCTTCCTGCTGTGGCTGCTCGCACGCGCCAACCGAGCCGGCTCTGGAGGCTGACGATGGCTGCGCACCACCCCGAGCTGCGGACCGAGCGGTTGCGGCTGGCCTACCCCGGCCGGATCGTCGTCGACGGCCTCGACCTCGACCTGCCCACCGGCCGGATCACGGCGATCGTCGGCGCCAACGCCTGCGGTAAGTCGACGCTGCTGCGGGCGCTGGCCCGGCTGATGGCACCGGCCGGGGGCTGCGTCCGGCTCGACGGCGCGGCGATCCACACGCTGCCGACCCGCCAGGTCGCGCGCCAGGTGGGCATCCTGCCCCAGTCCCCCGTGACGCCGGCCGGGCTGACCGTCGTGGACCTGGTCAGCCGGGGCCGCTCGCCGCACCAGACCTGGTGGCAGCAGTGGTCGGCGGCCGACGAGGCGGCGGTCGGCGCGGCGCTCGCCGCGACCGGCATGACCGACCTGGCGCACCGGCCCGTCGACGAGCTCTCCGGCGGCCAGCGGCAACGCGCCTGGATCGCGATGGCGGTGGCGCAGGAGACGCCGGTCCTGCTGCTGGACGAGCCGACCACGTTCCTCGACCTGTCACACCAGATCGACGTGCTGGACCTGGTGGTCGACCTCAACCGGCGCGACGGCCGGACCGTGGTGATGGTGCTGCACGACCTCAACCAGGCCGGCCGGTACGCCGATCATCTGGTGGCCATGAAGTCGGGCCGGATCGTCGCCCAGGGCGATCCGGCCGCCGTCATCACCCCGGAGGTGGTGGCCGACGTGTTCGACGTCGACTGCCAGGTGACCCGCGACCCGATCAGCGGCACGCCGTTGATCATCCCGGCCGGCCGGCATCACCTGGCCACCTGACCGGCCCGTTACCGGCCGATCAGGGACATGCCGGCCTCCGCGTTCTCCACGACCGCGTTGAGGATCTCGGCGGACCGGATCGACGTGTTGGACAGCAGCGAGGACGAGATCCCGTGCGTGTGCTCGGTGCCGCCCTGCAGGTAGACGCCGGCCCGGACGCGCGGGGTCGTCTCGATGCGGTAGTCACGCCGGACCGCGACCCGGCCGGCCTCGTCGCGCAGGCACTCGGCGGCCAGGTCACCCAGCAGCGCGGTCGGGTCGGGCTGCCGGTAGCCGGTGGCGAACACCACGGCGTCGGCGTCCAGCACCTGGCGCTCGCCGCTGATCAGCGACTCGACCACCGTGTGCACCCGGTCGCCCATCCGGACGGCCTCGGTCACCCGGGACACGTTGAGCAGGCGGAGCCGCTCCTCGCCGCGCACCTTCTCCTGGTAGACCCGGCGCGAGAGGTCCTCGATCAGGTCCTGGTCGACCACCGAGTAATTGGTGTTGCCGTGATAGGCGAGCATCAGCTGCTTCACCTGGTCCGGCGCGGCGAAGTAGTCGTTCACCGCCGCCGGGTCGAAGATCCGGTTGGCGAAGGCGCTGTCATCGGCCGGGCTGTAGCCGTAGCGGGTGATCACCGCGTTCACCTCGGCGTGCGGGAACTCCCGGTGCAGGTAATCGACGGCCTCGGCGGCGCTCTGCCCGGCGCCCACCACGACGAACCGCTTCGAGGACGGCGCCTCCCGCTTCAGGCGCTCGGCGTTGGGCAGCAGGTCGCGGCTGTGCCAGATCCGGTCGTCGGCGGTCACGCCCTCGGGCAGCCGCGGCGTCAGGCCGGTGCCCAGCACCAGATTGCGGGCCCGCTGCACCAGCGGCTCGGCGACCCCGGCCACGTCGGCCGAGACCACGTCGAAGGAGACCACCTCGTCACCGTGCCGCACCGGACGGATCTCGACCACCTCGCGGCCGTACGAGACGTCCCCGTCGACGAGCGCGGCCGCCCACTGCAGGTAGTCGTGGAACTCCACCCGGGACGGGAAGAAGTTCTTCTGATTGATGAAGTCGACCAGCCGGTTCCGGCTCTGCAGGTAGCACAGGAAGCTGAAGTCGCTCTGCGGATTGCGCAGGGTCACCAGGTCCTTGAGGAACGAGACCTGCATGGTCGCGTCCTCCAGCAGCATCCCCCGGTGCCAGCCGAACCCTCGTTGCCGCTCCACGAACGCCGCGGTCACTCCTCGCGCGCCGGGCGTGCGCCGCACGCCCGCGTTGTGCTCGGCGATCGCGATCGCGAGAGCCAGATTGGACGGACCGAACCCGACGCCGATCAGGTCGTGAACCGACCGCTCGCCGCCGAAAGGCTCCTCTGCCATACATGTCCCATCACGTGGCCGGGCTCGCCCGGGTACGGAAACGGAGAACACCTGTGCGGGATGCAAGCACGTGAAACCCCGCGAGGCCTTAGTTAGGCTAGGCTAACTATAGTACGATCCGCATCTATCGTGAACACCCCGGCTCGGCCGTGCGCACCGCGCCGTCCAGGCGGAACCGCGGCACAAGGAGGACATCGCCCATGCGGGTAACCATGTTCGGATACCAGACCTGGGGTCACCGCACCCTGCAGGCGCTGCTCGACTCCGAACACGAGGTGACGCTGGTCGTCACCCACCCCAAGAGCGACCACGCCTACGAGAAGATCTGGGACGACTCGGTCGCCGACCTGGCCGAGAAGCACGACGTGCCGGTGCTGCTGCGCAACCGCCCCGACGACGACGAGCTCCTCGAGCGGCTGCGCGCCGCCGACCCCGACGTCATCGTCGCCACCAACTGGCGCACCTGGATCCCGCCGCGCATCTTCACCCTGCCCCGGCTCGGCACCCTCAACGTGCACGACTCGCTGCTGCCGGCCTACGCCGGCTTCTCACCGCTGATCTGGGCTCTGATCAACGGCGAGAAGGAGGTCGGCGTGACCGCGCACATGATGGACGAGACCCTCGACGCCGGCGACATCGTCCTGCAGCGCTCGGTCCCGGTCGGCCCCCGCGCCACCACCACCGAGCTGTTCCACGCCACCCTCGACCTGTTCGGCCCGATCACCGTGGACGGACTGGCCCTGATCGCCTCCGGCCGCACCGACTGGGTCAAGCAGGACCGGTCCAAGGCGAGCTTCTTCCACAAGCGCGCCGACGAGGACTGCCGCATCGACTGGAACTGGCCGGCGGAGGACCTCGACCGGCTCGTCCGCGCCCAGTCGTACCCGTACCCGAGCGCCTACACCTACCACCGCGGCCGCCGGCTGGAGATCCTCTCCGCCGAAGTCTCGGCGAACATCTACGGCGGCACCCCCGGCCGCATCTTCTACCGCGAGGGCGACGGCGTCGCGATCGTCGCCGGCGCGGACGCACGATACGGACGCAACCACGCCCTGCTGATCACCCGGGTCCGCACCGACGACGGCACCGAACTGGCCGCCCACGACTACTTCACCGCCATGGGCGGATACCTGACCAACCAGCCCTGACGCCCGCCTGCTCCCGGCCTTCCGCCGCCCGCCCCGCCGATCCGGCAGGGCGGGCGGTTCCGTGGGCGGACTCCGGCCGGTACACCGCCGGCCGGGTCCTCAGCCGCAGAGCGGCACCACGTCGGCCGGCAGCTCGTTGTCCGCCCAGTCGAAGAAGATGTTGGGCATGTAGCCGCCGAGTTCCGGCAGGTAGGTCCACCAGTCGTTGCTCAAGCCGTACTGCTCGACCAGTTCACCCCGCAGCTGGCAGGCGACGCGCACCTCCTGGTAGCTCGGCACCGTGCCGACCCGGGCGGACGACAGGGTGGGTGCGGCATACACGCCCACCTCGCTGTCCCAGGTGCCGAAGAAGATGCCCCGCTCGGGCTGCCGCGGTGGCGGCGCGAGGCGCGCGCCGGGAACGGGCAGCCGGCGTACGACGTTGGTCAGCGCGTACCCGGCCTGCGCGAAGCTGGTGCCGGGCCGGTGCGTGCTCAACGCGACCACGATCACGCGGTGGCGGGCGCCGACCGTGCCGGTGGTGTGCAGCGCGCCGCTGGAGTAGTCGATCTCCCGGGCCGGCGTGCTCGCCGCGGCCCGCGCCGAGGCGGCCGGCACGCAGGGGTTGCGGGGTGCCGAGCCGAAGAGCGTCCAGCCCTGCTTGACCGCGGTCGGGCCGGTGAAGGCCGACCGGATACCGAACGACTGGTCGAAACCGTCGACGGCGCACGTCGTCGCGGCCGACAGGTTGCCCATGATCAGTTCACGTACGCCGGCCGGGGCGGTGTCCAGCACGTACCGGTAGACGCGCACCAGGTCCTCGGCGCTGACCCCGGTCGAGCCCCAGCCGTACCCGTCCGGAGGCGGTGTGGTGTGGCGCAGTCCGAGCCGGGAGGCCATCCGTTCGACGATGGCGCCTTCGCCGTTGCGGGTCCAGAACTCCGTGGCCGCGGCGTCGTCACTGCCGCGCAGCATCAGGTCCAGCCGGGCCCGGTCGGCCACGGTGAGCGGCCCGGCCGGTGCCCAGGTGAGGTCGAGCGCGATCAGCAGCTTCACCAGCGACGCCGAGCGGAACGGCTTGGTCGCCTGCGCCCGGTGGGTGAACCGGCCGGTGGCCCGGTCGTAGACGGCGATTCCGGCGTCCATCCCGGCGGGCACGCCGACCGGTGCGGCGGCGACGGCCGGGCCCGCGGTCTGCACGGCCGCCACGGCCGACAACGCGAGCGCCGCGATCGTCAGGGCCAGCGGCCGCCACGGGGTTGTTTCGAGTCTCATCGAGCAGCTCCACATCATCACCTCGGTACGTGATCTCTGTGTGATGCTCCGGACAGCCG
It encodes:
- a CDS encoding iron-siderophore ABC transporter substrate-binding protein, producing the protein MAALVLTGCAGTDGGESAPRSSSSAAGFPVSVDHKYGTTEIKAAPARVVTLGLSDQDPVLALGVVPVGSIDWFLERPYGKWPWAQPLWAGKTPEIVGERDDYNLEKIAALKPDLIIGLYSGMTEDQYGKLSQIAPTVAQPVGFDDYTAPWQDMTRLAGKALGKTAEAEALIAGIDARLADLASKNPGFAGKTVAVVEPYEPGKYAIFAPSDPKVVLLTKLGFVTPQAIVDAAGQEYAAEIGSEQLSLVDVDKLIFLTADAGTETTVKADKVYSTLKVAQENRAVFLPYEEPPLGAALSFSTVLSIPYALDQLVPLLTK
- a CDS encoding FecCD family ABC transporter permease; its protein translation is MSTAAPVRSAAAARTGLMITAIALLAILSVISLAVGSKTVPPGEVLQALLDRPAARLASPQAEAIVWGVRVPRTVCAVLVGLALGLAGALMQGLTRNPLADPGLLGVSAGASLAIVVAVAALGVTAASGYVWFALAGSFAGAVAVQVLGSLGQGGATPVKIALAGIALTFLLGSCTSAIVLRQPEALDRFRFWSAGSLTGADPALLWRMAPFLAVGVALAMTAGPALNSLALGEDTAIALGRRVGAIRFQAVLAVTLLAGTAVAIAGPIVFIGLVVPHVARLVTGPDHRWLLPATALLAPCLLLFADIVGRVIARPEEVQAGIVVAFIGGPFFIALVRRHRAVEL
- a CDS encoding FecCD family ABC transporter permease, producing MTVRDAAPRGAFRLAYPPVSGVLPPRTVAVFLALGVATFAVLCVSLSIGDYPVSLPDVLRALAGSDDPGPAFVIRELRLPRALTGLLAGAAFAVSGAVFQTITRNPLASPDMIGINAGATTAVVGGIVLGAGGMSNSMLGVLGALATAVLIYLLAWRGGATGYRIVLVGIGVSWMCTSATDYLLTHARLHEAQAALGWLVGSINGRGWETVLPLAGAVGVLLPVTLLLTRWSRTLSLGDDVARGLGTPVQHARVGLLLAGVGLVAFATAAAGPVLFVALAAPQVAQRLAGQPSPPPLISALTGAFMVLVSDLLARYLLPDADLPVGVVTGALGAAFLLWLLARANRAGSGG
- a CDS encoding ABC transporter ATP-binding protein — translated: MAAHHPELRTERLRLAYPGRIVVDGLDLDLPTGRITAIVGANACGKSTLLRALARLMAPAGGCVRLDGAAIHTLPTRQVARQVGILPQSPVTPAGLTVVDLVSRGRSPHQTWWQQWSAADEAAVGAALAATGMTDLAHRPVDELSGGQRQRAWIAMAVAQETPVLLLDEPTTFLDLSHQIDVLDLVVDLNRRDGRTVVMVLHDLNQAGRYADHLVAMKSGRIVAQGDPAAVITPEVVADVFDVDCQVTRDPISGTPLIIPAGRHHLAT
- a CDS encoding lysine N(6)-hydroxylase/L-ornithine N(5)-oxygenase family protein produces the protein MAEEPFGGERSVHDLIGVGFGPSNLALAIAIAEHNAGVRRTPGARGVTAAFVERQRGFGWHRGMLLEDATMQVSFLKDLVTLRNPQSDFSFLCYLQSRNRLVDFINQKNFFPSRVEFHDYLQWAAALVDGDVSYGREVVEIRPVRHGDEVVSFDVVSADVAGVAEPLVQRARNLVLGTGLTPRLPEGVTADDRIWHSRDLLPNAERLKREAPSSKRFVVVGAGQSAAEAVDYLHREFPHAEVNAVITRYGYSPADDSAFANRIFDPAAVNDYFAAPDQVKQLMLAYHGNTNYSVVDQDLIEDLSRRVYQEKVRGEERLRLLNVSRVTEAVRMGDRVHTVVESLISGERQVLDADAVVFATGYRQPDPTALLGDLAAECLRDEAGRVAVRRDYRIETTPRVRAGVYLQGGTEHTHGISSSLLSNTSIRSAEILNAVVENAEAGMSLIGR
- a CDS encoding methionyl-tRNA formyltransferase, giving the protein MRVTMFGYQTWGHRTLQALLDSEHEVTLVVTHPKSDHAYEKIWDDSVADLAEKHDVPVLLRNRPDDDELLERLRAADPDVIVATNWRTWIPPRIFTLPRLGTLNVHDSLLPAYAGFSPLIWALINGEKEVGVTAHMMDETLDAGDIVLQRSVPVGPRATTTELFHATLDLFGPITVDGLALIASGRTDWVKQDRSKASFFHKRADEDCRIDWNWPAEDLDRLVRAQSYPYPSAYTYHRGRRLEILSAEVSANIYGGTPGRIFYREGDGVAIVAGADARYGRNHALLITRVRTDDGTELAAHDYFTAMGGYLTNQP